A portion of the Bactrocera neohumeralis isolate Rockhampton chromosome 2, APGP_CSIRO_Bneo_wtdbg2-racon-allhic-juicebox.fasta_v2, whole genome shotgun sequence genome contains these proteins:
- the LOC126758802 gene encoding tigger transposable element-derived protein 6-like — MTGSLWSMIMKEFDNEMGKQKRKVLLIVDNAACHKVDGLNVENVKITFLPPNTTSLLQPLDQGIIHCFKVYFRQIMVRKQILAIENGLSIKQFITSISILDALNFIKRAWWLVKSDTIRNCFQKAGFQVEDISFDPIEEIADVPIEIHSFDEYVACDSDIDCFGVLTDEEIVKDVLNEADVESSEESSVDAMQ; from the exons ATGACTGGATCTTTGTGGTCAATGATAATGAAGGAATTTGACAATGAAATGGGAAAGCAAAAGCGAAAGGTGTTATTAATAGTTGACAACGCAGCCTGCCATAAAGTTGATGGTTTGAATGTTGAGAATGTaaagattacatttttgccacCAAACACGACATCACTGTTGCAGCCTCTCGACCAAGGGATAATACACTGCTTTAAAGTTTATTTCAGACAAATAATGGTTCGAAAACAAATACTTGCCATAGAGAACGGCTTGtcaattaaacaatttataacaTCGATTTCAATACTTGACgcccttaattttattaaacggGCGTGGTGGCTTGTTAAAAGCGATACCATAAGAAATTGCTTTCAAAAA GCCGGATTTCAAGTAGAAGATATTTCGTTCGACCCTATCGAGGAAATAGCAGATGTCCCTATTGAAATACATAGCTTTGATGAATACGTTGCGTGCGACAGTGACATTGATTGCTTTGGTGTTCTTACTGATGAGGAAATAGTAAAAGATGTATTAAATGAGGCTGATGTTGAATCATCAGAAGAATCTTCAGTTGATGCC ATGCAATAA